Proteins encoded by one window of Methanothermobacter sp. K4:
- a CDS encoding sensor histidine kinase — protein MSDRDWETLREKIIGFGEKSIRKSYYPRLQESLAELRRFRKLLDCTDDAIFLVKTPGGELEDANRSACTRLGYSTRDIPGHRIYDLLPEDMHPRFRRILKGDDDRITMEGRLIKRNREMIPVEIKVDIVDFDGERYAVLVARDITERLKMEEELRRSLREKEVLLSEIHHRVKNNLQIISSLLSLQSHSIKDPTCRDLLEESQDRIRSMGLIHEQLYSSGDFSSIDFGVYASRLLKNLQRSYSHGKDIEFSLEVDDINVSLETSIPLGLILSELVTNALKHAFRERDRGRITVRFKRRDPDCILEVMDDGVGFSEEDLRNSKSLGFKLVEILTEQLDGTLTFSGADGGLFRIEFREPTYTNRMSVESEK, from the coding sequence ATGTCTGATAGGGACTGGGAAACTCTCAGGGAGAAGATAATAGGGTTCGGTGAAAAATCCATAAGGAAGAGTTACTACCCTCGCCTTCAGGAGTCACTCGCAGAACTCAGGAGGTTCAGAAAACTCCTCGACTGTACAGATGACGCCATATTCCTGGTTAAAACCCCCGGAGGTGAACTTGAAGACGCCAACCGCTCAGCCTGCACAAGGCTGGGGTATTCAACCCGTGATATACCCGGCCATAGGATCTATGACCTCCTGCCTGAGGACATGCACCCCCGCTTCAGAAGGATCCTTAAGGGTGATGATGATAGGATAACAATGGAGGGGCGCCTCATAAAAAGGAACCGTGAAATGATACCCGTTGAGATAAAGGTGGATATAGTTGATTTTGATGGTGAAAGGTACGCGGTCCTGGTGGCCAGGGATATAACCGAGAGGCTGAAGATGGAGGAGGAACTCCGGAGGTCCCTGAGGGAGAAGGAGGTCCTTCTCAGTGAGATACACCACAGGGTCAAGAACAACCTCCAGATAATTTCAAGTCTCCTGAGCCTCCAGAGCCACAGCATAAAGGACCCCACCTGCAGGGATCTCCTTGAGGAGAGCCAGGACAGGATAAGGTCCATGGGACTCATACATGAACAACTGTATAGTTCAGGTGATTTCAGCTCCATAGACTTTGGAGTGTACGCCTCCAGACTCCTGAAGAACCTTCAGAGGTCATACTCCCATGGGAAGGATATAGAATTCTCGCTTGAAGTCGATGATATAAATGTGAGCCTTGAGACCTCAATTCCCCTGGGCCTCATACTGAGTGAACTGGTAACCAATGCACTCAAGCACGCCTTCAGAGAAAGAGACAGGGGCAGGATCACAGTAAGATTTAAGAGGAGGGACCCTGACTGTATTCTTGAGGTGATGGATGACGGTGTGGGGTTCAGTGAGGAGGATCTCAGAAATAGCAAGTCCCTTGGCTTCAAACTTGTTGAAATCCTCACAGAACAGCTTGACGGAACCCTCACATTTTCAGGAGCGGATGGTGGACTTTTCAGGATAGAATTCAGAGAGCCCACATACACCAACAGGATGTCAGTGGAGTCTGAGAAATGA
- the ercA gene encoding alcohol dehydrogenase-like regulatory protein ErcA: MGELRKFVTAEFVFGNGARSLAGRYASNLGASRVLLVTDHGIMKTGLVDDVTGSLNDEGLDYVIFDDITPNPRDHEVMEGAEVFDAEECNMIVALGGGSPIDCAKAMGAVVSNRMDVLEFEGVDRIPVPSVPIICIPTTAGTGADVSQFAIIMDTHRRVKMAIISKTMVPDASLIDPETTLTMDGELTAATGMDALAHAIEAYVSNASFHLTDLNALDSIGIINRALPRAVLEPDNMDHREDMMLASLEAGLAFSNASLGLVHAMAHSLGGMLDIPHGEANALLLEYVIEFNFKAARERYLKIAEAMGLEGSGLDELRDHIREFRRSLGMDMTLGDLGVDEDDISSLAETSMRDPCIVTNPVRPEREDVEEIFRRALSGS, encoded by the coding sequence ATGGGGGAGCTTCGGAAATTTGTGACAGCCGAATTTGTTTTTGGGAACGGAGCCAGGTCCCTTGCAGGAAGATACGCCTCGAACCTCGGGGCCAGCAGGGTTCTTCTTGTAACCGACCATGGTATAATGAAGACAGGTCTCGTGGATGATGTTACAGGGAGCCTCAATGATGAGGGCCTTGATTATGTTATATTCGATGATATAACACCAAACCCCCGCGACCACGAGGTCATGGAGGGTGCTGAGGTATTTGATGCAGAGGAATGCAATATGATAGTTGCCCTGGGCGGCGGAAGCCCCATTGACTGTGCAAAGGCCATGGGTGCTGTTGTATCCAACAGGATGGATGTGCTGGAGTTCGAGGGTGTTGACCGCATCCCGGTACCCTCTGTTCCAATAATATGTATTCCCACAACCGCCGGCACAGGTGCGGATGTATCCCAGTTTGCGATAATCATGGATACCCATAGGAGGGTTAAGATGGCCATCATAAGCAAGACAATGGTCCCGGATGCATCCCTCATAGACCCGGAAACCACGCTCACCATGGATGGGGAGCTGACAGCCGCAACAGGTATGGATGCACTCGCACATGCCATTGAGGCATACGTATCAAATGCAAGTTTTCACCTGACTGACCTCAACGCCCTCGACTCAATAGGTATCATAAACCGCGCCCTGCCCCGCGCCGTGCTTGAACCCGATAACATGGACCACCGTGAGGATATGATGCTTGCAAGCCTCGAGGCAGGCCTTGCATTTTCCAATGCAAGTCTGGGACTTGTGCATGCCATGGCCCATAGCCTCGGCGGTATGCTGGACATCCCCCATGGAGAGGCAAACGCCCTCCTCCTCGAATACGTTATTGAATTCAACTTCAAAGCCGCAAGGGAGAGGTACCTCAAAATCGCAGAAGCCATGGGCCTTGAGGGTTCAGGTCTGGATGAACTCAGGGACCATATAAGGGAATTCAGGAGGTCCCTGGGAATGGATATGACACTGGGGGACCTTGGTGTTGATGAGGATGATATATCATCCCTTGCAGAGACCTCAATGAGGGACCCCTGCATAGTTACAAACCCGGTCCGGCCAGAACGTGAGGATGTTGAGGAGATATTCCGGAGGGCCCTTTCCGGATCTTGA
- a CDS encoding HIT family protein, producing MAVCEYCGIDGYYGREIVETEHWIVYLAPSQRYLATCVVALRRKCRDLSEVNNDEWVEFAVVVRVLESAVGELFRPDLFNWSCFKNSAFRSENPDPEVHWHFIPRYSRPVKFGGEVFRDPDFGHVPLPIEFRAPDAVMDELELVMRRAVGECWGDVLEED from the coding sequence GTGGCGGTATGTGAATACTGTGGAATTGACGGTTACTATGGTCGCGAAATTGTGGAGACGGAACACTGGATCGTTTACCTTGCACCTAGCCAGCGCTACCTCGCAACCTGTGTGGTGGCACTTAGGAGGAAATGCAGGGACCTCTCTGAAGTCAACAACGATGAGTGGGTTGAATTTGCAGTGGTGGTGAGGGTGCTTGAATCCGCTGTGGGCGAACTTTTCAGACCGGACCTCTTCAACTGGAGCTGCTTTAAAAATTCGGCTTTCAGGTCCGAAAATCCGGACCCTGAGGTGCACTGGCACTTCATACCCCGCTACAGCAGACCCGTGAAATTTGGAGGGGAGGTCTTCAGGGATCCTGACTTTGGACACGTACCTCTACCCATTGAGTTCAGGGCACCCGATGCGGTTATGGATGAACTTGAACTGGTCATGAGAAGAGCTGTTGGGGAATGCTGGGGTGATGTGCTTGAAGAGGATTGA
- a CDS encoding Xaa-Pro peptidase family protein, giving the protein MCLKRIEGALEVISGKADGVLITKRENIYYLTGFMPTVVAFLFLSDEPVLFVNEMDAESAEGCGIHVEVFKRVSDVSDRVELRSIAVEPSMPVGLIERIGLGRDFQVMDPIAELRMVKDREEIRRIDAALKIAEESFKKLEFRGSESEIAARLDYIMRLEGSEGVSFDTIVTSASRSSIPHAVPTSNGLGSPALVDWGAVYGGYHSDTTRTFVESEREHEILEVVIEAKREGLRAAKPGVRACEVDSAVRNVIEEYGYADNFIHSSGHGVGLEVHEKPSLSADDKTVLAKGMVLTIEPGVYLTGEFGVRVEDMLVVGDGVMNRLPDHLR; this is encoded by the coding sequence ATGTGCTTGAAGAGGATTGAAGGGGCACTTGAAGTTATCTCTGGTAAAGCTGACGGGGTACTCATAACAAAAAGGGAGAACATATACTACCTCACGGGATTCATGCCAACGGTCGTGGCCTTCCTGTTCCTGAGTGATGAACCGGTCCTCTTTGTAAATGAGATGGACGCCGAGTCAGCAGAGGGATGCGGGATTCATGTTGAGGTCTTTAAGAGGGTATCTGATGTCTCTGATAGGGTTGAACTAAGGAGCATCGCGGTTGAACCCTCCATGCCAGTGGGTCTCATTGAGAGAATCGGTCTGGGGAGGGACTTTCAGGTGATGGATCCCATCGCAGAGCTTAGGATGGTTAAGGACAGGGAGGAGATAAGAAGGATAGATGCAGCCCTTAAAATTGCCGAGGAATCATTTAAGAAACTTGAATTCCGTGGCAGTGAATCTGAGATAGCCGCCAGACTGGACTACATCATGCGGCTTGAAGGTTCAGAGGGAGTCTCATTCGATACCATCGTAACATCGGCCTCAAGGTCAAGCATACCCCATGCGGTACCCACTTCCAACGGGCTGGGCTCCCCCGCACTGGTTGACTGGGGCGCTGTTTATGGCGGCTACCACTCTGATACCACCCGGACCTTCGTGGAGAGTGAAAGGGAACATGAGATCCTTGAGGTGGTAATTGAAGCCAAAAGGGAGGGTCTAAGGGCAGCAAAACCTGGTGTGAGGGCATGTGAAGTTGACAGTGCAGTGAGAAATGTTATAGAGGAATATGGATACGCTGATAACTTTATACACTCAAGCGGTCATGGTGTTGGACTCGAGGTCCATGAGAAGCCCTCACTTTCAGCCGACGATAAAACGGTTCTCGCTAAGGGAATGGTCCTCACCATTGAACCGGGGGTATATCTTACCGGGGAATTCGGTGTGAGGGTTGAGGACATGCTGGTGGTGGGGGATGGGGTAATGAACCGCCTCCCGGATCACCTGAGGTGA
- a CDS encoding type II secretion system F family protein produces the protein MAVLPAALKPVSEALESILPDKLLLRVQETLIRTGLYVKASEIITLAFLAGALFAVLGSVVAAVAGLNVILAVVVGFFMPSILLGAYIFVMMERRVDAIEQSTPDFLRQIASLLRAGVGLESALEDVSKQGEGPLYDELKRAVIEIKIGRTFDDAILSMSERLKSQNLDRTFRMILEGRRAGGSLSDVIETVAEDLRAVLALKRERKANVMMSVMFLIVAAIIAAPFALGMIMVYSGFMESVGKPNPILGAAQIAASGYIIIHSIIAGLLIGIIMYGSARKGVKFSVPLSIVAYSIFYVIGKFGLSLVGSMAP, from the coding sequence ATGGCAGTATTACCGGCAGCATTGAAACCTGTGAGTGAAGCCCTGGAGAGCATATTACCTGATAAACTGCTCCTCAGGGTGCAGGAGACACTCATAAGGACGGGACTTTATGTAAAGGCATCGGAGATAATAACCCTAGCATTCCTTGCAGGGGCTCTCTTTGCTGTTCTTGGATCTGTTGTAGCCGCAGTAGCGGGTTTGAATGTTATCCTTGCAGTCGTTGTTGGATTTTTCATGCCATCTATTCTCCTTGGGGCCTACATCTTTGTAATGATGGAGAGGCGTGTTGATGCCATTGAACAGTCAACCCCTGACTTCCTCAGACAGATAGCATCACTGCTGAGGGCAGGGGTTGGCCTTGAATCGGCCCTGGAGGACGTATCCAAACAGGGGGAGGGGCCACTTTACGATGAACTCAAGAGGGCGGTTATTGAAATAAAAATCGGGCGGACATTCGATGACGCCATCCTCTCCATGAGCGAAAGGCTCAAATCCCAGAACCTTGACAGGACCTTCAGGATGATCCTTGAGGGTAGAAGGGCTGGTGGAAGCCTTTCAGATGTAATCGAGACAGTTGCAGAGGATCTCAGGGCGGTTCTAGCACTCAAGAGGGAGAGGAAGGCCAATGTTATGATGTCAGTGATGTTCCTTATTGTCGCCGCCATAATCGCGGCACCATTCGCCCTTGGAATGATAATGGTCTACTCAGGGTTCATGGAGTCTGTGGGGAAACCCAACCCAATCCTTGGCGCAGCCCAGATTGCCGCCTCAGGTTACATCATAATACACTCTATAATTGCAGGGCTGCTGATTGGAATCATAATGTATGGGAGTGCAAGGAAGGGTGTTAAGTTCTCTGTGCCACTCTCAATCGTGGCCTACTCGATATTCTATGTTATAGGAAAATTTGGACTGAGCCTTGTTGGAAGCATGGCACCATAG
- a CDS encoding class III signal peptide-containing protein: protein MSGGLIADDSGQGSAELILVFGGIIVIVTFAVVWYRNYVRSSQTAMNSDVQNVTNSIKGLKNKF from the coding sequence TTGTCTGGGGGTTTAATCGCTGATGATTCAGGTCAGGGGTCAGCCGAGCTGATACTTGTATTTGGTGGTATAATAGTCATTGTGACCTTCGCTGTGGTATGGTACCGCAACTATGTGAGGTCATCTCAGACTGCAATGAACTCTGATGTTCAGAACGTCACCAACTCAATTAAAGGGCTCAAGAACAAGTTCTAA
- a CDS encoding lactaldehyde dehydrogenase, with the protein MDMIIDGENVGGDNRFSVRNPFNGEEVDTVPLAGKDDVLRALEAAHRAKGSMSDLSARRISESLHDVADELRAEMDGLARIITLESGKPIRFSRDEVKRSVETARLCAEEAGRLYGESIPMDAGIGGKGLIGFTVRLPIGVVAAITPFNYPLNLAIHKVGPALAAGNTTVLKPSLEAPLSALRLCEILNEHFPPGAVNAVTGRGREVGDVIIDSPIVDKITFTGSVEVGRYISSRASMKKVTLELGGNDPLIVMDDADIDSAVEAAVRGSYLYSGQVCIAVKRMIVHKDVADEFADKLVDKTRRLRAGDPVDPETDIGPLINEEAAIEVERRILDAVEGGAELLHGGSRRGNFVEPTVLDHVRPEMEVVAEETFGPVSPIIRFDDADEAVRIANGTCYALQAGVFTENIGTALRMASEIEAGTVLVNKQSTFRVDHMPFGGFKCSGMGKEGVKYAIRDMTRTKLIVLKGE; encoded by the coding sequence ATGGACATGATCATTGATGGCGAGAACGTGGGGGGAGATAACCGTTTCAGTGTCAGGAACCCCTTCAACGGCGAGGAAGTTGATACTGTACCCCTTGCAGGTAAGGATGATGTTTTAAGGGCTCTTGAGGCGGCCCACCGTGCAAAAGGTTCCATGTCTGATCTTTCTGCGAGGCGCATCTCTGAGAGCCTCCATGATGTTGCTGATGAGCTCCGGGCAGAGATGGATGGTCTTGCAAGGATCATAACCCTGGAGTCAGGTAAACCCATAAGGTTCTCACGTGATGAGGTTAAAAGGTCAGTTGAAACCGCACGTCTATGTGCAGAGGAGGCAGGAAGGCTCTATGGGGAATCAATACCCATGGATGCAGGTATTGGTGGGAAGGGGCTTATTGGATTCACTGTAAGGCTTCCCATTGGTGTTGTGGCTGCAATAACCCCATTCAATTATCCACTGAATCTCGCCATCCACAAGGTTGGACCGGCACTGGCAGCAGGTAACACCACGGTTCTCAAACCTTCACTTGAGGCACCACTCTCTGCACTTAGACTCTGTGAGATACTTAATGAGCACTTCCCGCCGGGGGCTGTTAATGCTGTAACAGGGAGGGGCAGGGAGGTGGGTGATGTTATAATAGATAGCCCCATCGTGGATAAGATAACATTCACAGGCAGTGTGGAGGTTGGAAGATACATATCCAGCAGGGCCTCAATGAAGAAGGTCACACTTGAACTGGGGGGCAACGATCCCCTCATTGTCATGGATGACGCAGACATTGACTCTGCAGTTGAGGCCGCGGTGAGGGGTTCCTATCTCTACTCTGGACAGGTCTGCATCGCGGTTAAGAGGATGATAGTCCATAAAGATGTGGCTGATGAATTTGCAGATAAACTTGTGGATAAGACCCGCAGGTTAAGGGCGGGGGATCCAGTTGACCCTGAGACTGATATAGGGCCACTTATAAATGAGGAGGCGGCCATTGAGGTTGAAAGGAGAATTTTGGATGCCGTTGAGGGGGGTGCCGAGCTCCTCCATGGAGGGTCAAGGAGAGGCAACTTTGTTGAGCCCACCGTCCTTGACCATGTGCGTCCTGAGATGGAGGTCGTTGCAGAGGAAACCTTCGGGCCGGTGTCCCCGATTATAAGGTTTGATGATGCTGATGAGGCCGTAAGGATTGCGAATGGCACATGCTATGCACTTCAGGCAGGGGTTTTCACTGAGAACATAGGAACCGCCCTGAGGATGGCGTCTGAGATCGAGGCAGGTACGGTTCTTGTGAACAAACAGTCAACCTTCAGGGTGGACCACATGCCATTTGGCGGCTTCAAGTGCAGTGGAATGGGTAAGGAGGGCGTTAAGTACGCCATAAGGGATATGACTCGGACCAAGCTTATAGTTCTAAAGGGCGAATGA